The Pseudomonas kermanshahensis genome contains a region encoding:
- a CDS encoding MFS transporter: MTSVPSSIEQPSRPLTRSDYKTLSLSALGGALEFYDFIIFVFFATVVGKLFFPADMPEWLRLMQTFGIFAAGYLARPLGGIVMAHFGDLLGRKKMFTLSIFMMALPTLIMGLLPTYAQIGLWAPVLLLLMRVIQGAAIGGEVPGAWVFVSEHVPARNTGYACGTLTAGLTSGILLGSLVATLINSIYTPGEVADYAWRIPFLLGGVFGLFSVYLRRWLHETPVFAEMQQRKALAEELPLRAVLRDHRGAIILSMLLTWLLSAGIVVVILMTPALLQSFYQISPTDSLKANSLAIVLLSLGCIGAGSLADRIGAGRVFIVGSLLLLASSWTFYHSLPTRPDLLFPLYALTGLCVGIVGAVPYVMVKAFPPVVRFSGLSFSYNVAYAIFGGLTPMVVTALLKVSPMAPAYYVAGLCAVGLAVGVYLFANKR, encoded by the coding sequence ATGACCTCCGTGCCGAGCAGTATCGAGCAGCCTTCACGGCCGCTGACCCGCAGCGACTACAAGACCCTTTCACTGTCCGCCCTGGGCGGTGCACTGGAGTTCTACGACTTCATCATCTTCGTGTTCTTCGCTACGGTGGTCGGCAAGCTGTTCTTCCCTGCCGACATGCCGGAATGGCTGCGCTTGATGCAGACTTTCGGCATCTTTGCCGCCGGCTACCTGGCGCGGCCGCTGGGCGGCATCGTCATGGCGCACTTCGGTGACCTGCTCGGGCGCAAGAAGATGTTCACCCTGAGCATCTTCATGATGGCGCTGCCCACCCTGATCATGGGCCTGCTGCCGACCTACGCGCAGATTGGCCTGTGGGCACCTGTTTTGCTGCTGCTGATGCGCGTCATTCAGGGCGCGGCGATTGGTGGCGAAGTGCCTGGCGCCTGGGTGTTCGTCTCTGAGCACGTACCAGCGCGCAATACCGGCTACGCCTGCGGCACGCTGACCGCCGGCCTGACCTCGGGCATTTTGCTCGGCTCGCTGGTCGCGACCCTGATCAACAGCATTTATACCCCAGGTGAAGTTGCCGATTACGCCTGGCGTATACCGTTCTTGCTGGGGGGTGTGTTCGGCCTGTTCTCGGTGTACCTGCGCCGCTGGCTGCACGAAACCCCAGTGTTCGCCGAGATGCAGCAGCGCAAGGCCCTGGCCGAAGAGCTGCCGCTGCGTGCCGTGCTGCGTGATCACCGTGGCGCGATCATTTTGTCGATGCTGCTGACCTGGCTGCTGTCGGCTGGCATCGTGGTGGTGATCCTGATGACCCCGGCGCTGCTGCAGAGCTTCTACCAAATCAGCCCGACCGACTCGCTCAAGGCCAACAGCCTGGCCATTGTGCTGCTCAGCCTCGGCTGCATCGGTGCCGGTAGCCTGGCCGACCGCATCGGCGCTGGGCGTGTGTTCATCGTCGGCAGCCTGCTGTTGCTGGCCAGCTCCTGGACCTTCTACCACAGCCTGCCGACCCGCCCCGACCTGCTGTTCCCGTTGTATGCGCTGACCGGCCTGTGCGTCGGTATCGTCGGCGCCGTGCCCTATGTGATGGTCAAGGCCTTCCCACCGGTGGTGCGTTTCAGCGGCTTGTCGTTCTCTTACAACGTCGCCTACGCCATCTTCGGCGGGCTGACGCCGATGGTGGTGACCGCGCTGTTGAAGGTCAGCCCAATGGCGCCGGCCTATTATGTGGCGGGGCTGTGTGCTGTCGGGCTGGCCGTAGGCGTTTATCTGTTCGCCAATAAGCGCTGA
- a CDS encoding phosphate ABC transporter substrate-binding protein PstS gives MKLKRLMAALTFAAAGVATANAVAAVDPAIPTYTKTTGVSGNLSSVGSDTLANLMTLWAEAYKKEYPNVNIQIQAAGSSTAPPALTEGTANLGPMSRKMKDVELQAFEQKYGYKPTAIPVAVDALAVFVHKDNPIKGLTMAQVDAIFSSTRLCGAKADVKTWGDLGVTGDLANKPVQLFGRNSVSGTYGYFKEEALCKGDFKPNVNEQPGSASVVQSISSSLNGIGYSGIGYKTASVKTVALAKKEGGEFIEDNEENALNGKYPLSRFLYVYVNKAPNKPLAPLDAEFIKLVLSQAGQQVVVKDGYIPLPAKVVDKTLADLGLSHAGNVAKK, from the coding sequence ATGAAACTGAAGCGTTTGATGGCGGCCCTTACCTTCGCCGCCGCTGGCGTTGCAACCGCCAATGCGGTAGCCGCTGTCGACCCAGCAATCCCGACCTACACCAAGACCACCGGTGTTTCGGGCAACCTCTCCAGCGTCGGTTCGGACACCCTCGCCAACCTGATGACCCTGTGGGCTGAGGCCTACAAGAAGGAATATCCGAACGTAAACATCCAGATCCAGGCCGCCGGCTCCTCCACCGCGCCACCCGCGCTGACCGAAGGCACCGCCAACCTGGGCCCGATGAGCCGCAAGATGAAGGACGTCGAACTGCAGGCCTTCGAGCAGAAGTACGGCTACAAGCCGACCGCCATCCCGGTCGCCGTTGACGCCCTGGCTGTATTCGTCCACAAGGACAACCCGATCAAGGGGCTGACCATGGCTCAGGTCGATGCGATCTTCTCGTCCACCCGCCTGTGCGGCGCCAAGGCCGATGTCAAAACCTGGGGCGACCTGGGCGTGACCGGCGACCTGGCCAACAAGCCAGTGCAGCTGTTCGGCCGTAACTCGGTATCGGGCACCTACGGCTACTTCAAGGAAGAAGCCCTGTGCAAAGGCGACTTCAAGCCTAACGTCAACGAACAGCCTGGCTCGGCTTCGGTCGTGCAGTCGATCAGCTCCTCGCTGAACGGCATTGGCTACTCGGGCATCGGCTACAAGACCGCTAGCGTCAAGACCGTAGCCCTGGCCAAGAAAGAAGGCGGCGAGTTCATCGAAGACAACGAAGAAAACGCCCTGAACGGCAAGTACCCGCTGTCCCGCTTCCTGTACGTCTACGTCAACAAGGCCCCGAACAAGCCTCTGGCCCCGCTGGACGCCGAGTTCATCAAGCTGGTGCTGTCGCAAGCTGGCCAGCAGGTCGTGGTGAAGGATGGCTACATCCCGCTGCCGGCCAAAGTGGTCGACAAGACCCTGGCTGACCTGGGCCTGTCCCACGCTGGTAACGTCGCAAAGAAGTAA
- a CDS encoding ABC transporter permease subunit: MNDLANSTMTQNSQPVRIDFNTPELQRKRRMRALKDRLTRWYVLVGGLAVLAAITLIFFYLAYVVLPLFQGAELTSKKALEPTWLQQDVGKPLMIALEEQNLVGMRVSDKGQALFFDTKTGAELQRVDLPLPAGTQVSSISTDQPGSPLVVLGLSNGQALVFHHTYKITYPDNKKTITPGIDYPYGKDAFVLDDQGRPLEHVSVNVNGETLLLAGSTGSHLQVTQLTREENMMTGEVTSEQNRIDLPQMTEPVKAIYVDPRQQWLYVVNGRATADVFSLRDKSLNGRYKLLEDGNAEITASGQLVGGISLIFGDSKGGLNQWFMARDPDGESRFKLIRSFQMGNAPIVQIDAEERRKGFIALDAEGKLGVFHSTAHRTLLVEPAAEGAGILALSPRANRIIIEEGGKLLPLSLKNPHPEVSFSALWGKVWYENYDEPKYVWQSTASNTDFEPKLSLSPLTFGTLKAAFYAMILAAPLAIAAAIYTAYFMAPGMRRKVKPVIELMEAMPTVILGFFAGLFLAPYLEGHLPGVFSLFVLMPFGILLAGFVWSRLPESIRLRVPDGWEAAILIPVILFTGWFALTMSPYLETWFFGGDMRLWITNDLGITYDQRNALVVGIAMGFAVIPNIYSIAEDAVFSVPRSLTLGSLALGATPWQTLTRVVILTASPGIFSALMIGMGRAVGETMIVLMATGNTPVMEMNLFEGMRTLAANVAVEMPESEVGGSHYRVLFLAALVLLMFTFIMNTLAELIRQRLRKKYSSL; encoded by the coding sequence ATGAATGATCTGGCCAACTCCACCATGACCCAAAATTCCCAACCCGTGCGGATTGACTTCAATACGCCCGAGTTGCAACGTAAGCGCCGCATGCGTGCGCTCAAGGACCGCCTGACTCGCTGGTATGTACTGGTGGGCGGGCTTGCCGTATTGGCGGCAATTACCCTGATTTTCTTCTACCTGGCCTACGTGGTGCTGCCGCTGTTCCAGGGCGCTGAGCTGACCAGCAAGAAGGCCCTGGAGCCGACCTGGCTGCAACAGGATGTCGGCAAGCCGCTGATGATCGCGCTTGAAGAGCAGAACCTGGTGGGCATGCGGGTTTCCGACAAGGGGCAGGCACTGTTCTTCGACACCAAGACCGGTGCCGAGCTGCAGCGCGTCGACCTGCCGCTGCCGGCCGGTACCCAGGTGAGCTCCATCAGCACCGATCAGCCGGGTAGCCCGCTGGTTGTGCTGGGTCTGTCCAATGGTCAGGCGCTGGTGTTCCACCACACCTACAAGATCACCTACCCGGACAATAAGAAGACCATCACCCCAGGCATCGACTACCCCTACGGCAAGGACGCGTTCGTGCTTGACGACCAGGGCCGCCCTCTGGAGCACGTGAGCGTCAACGTCAACGGCGAAACCCTGCTGCTGGCAGGTTCCACCGGTTCGCACCTGCAGGTCACCCAACTGACCCGCGAAGAGAACATGATGACCGGCGAGGTCACCAGCGAGCAGAACCGTATCGACCTCCCGCAGATGACCGAGCCGGTCAAGGCCATTTACGTCGACCCGCGCCAGCAATGGCTGTACGTGGTCAACGGCCGTGCCACCGCCGACGTCTTCAGCCTGCGTGACAAGAGCCTCAACGGCCGCTACAAGCTGCTGGAAGATGGCAATGCCGAGATCACGGCCAGTGGCCAGTTGGTGGGCGGTATCTCGCTGATCTTCGGTGACTCCAAAGGTGGCTTGAACCAGTGGTTCATGGCCCGCGATCCCGATGGCGAGTCGCGCTTCAAGTTGATCCGCAGCTTCCAGATGGGCAACGCGCCGATCGTCCAGATCGATGCCGAAGAGCGCCGCAAGGGCTTCATCGCCCTGGACGCCGAAGGCAAGCTTGGTGTATTCCACAGCACCGCGCACCGCACCCTGCTGGTCGAGCCGGCTGCAGAAGGCGCGGGTATCCTGGCCCTGTCGCCGCGTGCCAACCGCATCATCATCGAGGAAGGCGGCAAGCTGCTGCCGCTGAGCCTGAAGAACCCGCACCCGGAAGTCTCCTTCAGCGCGCTGTGGGGCAAGGTCTGGTACGAGAACTATGACGAGCCCAAGTACGTCTGGCAGTCGACTGCGTCGAACACCGACTTCGAGCCCAAGCTGAGCCTGTCGCCGCTGACCTTCGGTACCCTGAAGGCTGCGTTCTACGCGATGATCCTGGCCGCCCCGCTGGCCATTGCCGCCGCCATCTACACCGCCTACTTCATGGCCCCTGGCATGCGCCGCAAGGTCAAGCCGGTGATCGAGCTGATGGAAGCGATGCCGACGGTGATCCTCGGCTTCTTCGCCGGCCTGTTCCTCGCGCCGTACCTCGAAGGCCACTTGCCGGGTGTGTTCAGCCTGTTCGTACTGATGCCGTTCGGCATCCTGCTGGCCGGTTTCGTCTGGAGCCGCCTGCCGGAGTCGATCCGCCTGCGCGTGCCGGATGGCTGGGAAGCGGCGATCCTGATCCCCGTGATCCTGTTCACCGGCTGGTTCGCCCTGACCATGAGCCCTTACCTGGAGACCTGGTTCTTCGGCGGCGACATGCGCCTGTGGATCACCAACGACCTGGGCATCACCTACGACCAGCGCAACGCCCTGGTAGTCGGCATCGCCATGGGCTTCGCGGTTATCCCGAACATCTACTCGATTGCCGAAGACGCCGTGTTCAGCGTGCCGCGCAGCCTGACCCTGGGCTCCCTGGCCCTGGGTGCGACGCCGTGGCAGACCCTGACCCGCGTGGTCATCCTCACCGCCAGCCCGGGTATCTTCTCGGCGCTGATGATCGGCATGGGCCGTGCGGTGGGCGAGACCATGATCGTGCTCATGGCCACCGGCAACACCCCGGTGATGGAGATGAACCTGTTCGAAGGCATGCGCACCCTGGCCGCCAACGTGGCGGTAGAAATGCCGGAGTCGGAAGTCGGTGGCAGCCACTATCGCGTGCTGTTCCTGGCGGCCCTCGTGCTGCTGATGTTCACCTTCATCATGAACACCTTGGCCGAGCTGATTCGCCAGCGTCTGCGCAAGAAATACTCGTCGCTTTGA
- the pstA gene encoding phosphate ABC transporter permease PstA: protein MKKDSLKGWFKSGAPGVWISGGAVAMAVIMTIGLLSVIAVRGLGHFWPADLVQATYKVPGQADHIVVGEVVQKEEVPRARLKGAGLPVPEQGPEFMTRELIKVGNRDLNGSDFTWVVGDWLVDEQRPVDLMALERREWGNFYGYLVSVKEEGRVVAEGPAAWNELQARLKRANQLNGELQQLEKKDIGAINHGLERLRLHSRKLELEGKLDAAAQADMDAERAELNSRYKAIEDRLSGLHQAFSRDSLVARDANGREVEINLSKVVHAIQPNGMSGLTKMGTYFAKVWEFLSDDPREANTEGGIFPAIFGTVMMTLIMAVIVTPFGVLAAVYLREYAKQGPVTRLIRIAVNNLAGVPAIVYGVFGLGFFVYVLGGSIDRLFFPESLPAPTLGTPGLLWASLTLALLAVPVVIVATEEGLARIPRTVREGSLALGATKAETLWKIVLPMASPAMMTGMILAVARAAGEVAPLMLVGVVKLAPSLPLDGNYPYLHLDQKIMHLGFHIYDVGFQSPNVEAARPLVYATALLLVLVIATLNLSAVWIRNHLREKYKALDH from the coding sequence GTGAAAAAGGATTCCCTCAAAGGCTGGTTCAAGAGCGGCGCCCCAGGCGTCTGGATCAGCGGTGGCGCGGTTGCCATGGCGGTGATCATGACCATCGGCCTGCTGTCGGTCATCGCCGTGCGAGGCCTGGGCCACTTCTGGCCGGCCGACCTGGTCCAGGCCACCTACAAGGTGCCTGGCCAGGCTGATCACATCGTCGTCGGCGAAGTGGTGCAAAAAGAAGAAGTGCCCCGTGCACGCCTGAAGGGTGCCGGCTTGCCGGTACCTGAGCAGGGCCCGGAATTCATGACCCGTGAGCTGATCAAGGTCGGTAACCGCGACCTCAACGGCAGCGACTTCACTTGGGTGGTGGGCGACTGGCTGGTCGATGAGCAACGCCCGGTCGACCTGATGGCGCTGGAACGCCGCGAGTGGGGCAACTTCTACGGCTACCTGGTCAGCGTCAAGGAAGAAGGCCGCGTGGTCGCCGAAGGCCCTGCTGCCTGGAACGAACTGCAGGCCCGCCTCAAGCGCGCCAACCAGCTCAATGGCGAATTGCAGCAACTCGAGAAAAAAGACATCGGCGCCATCAACCATGGCCTCGAACGCCTGCGTTTGCATAGCCGCAAGCTGGAGTTGGAGGGCAAGCTCGACGCCGCTGCCCAGGCCGACATGGACGCCGAGCGTGCCGAGCTGAACAGCCGCTACAAGGCCATCGAAGACCGCCTCAGCGGCCTGCACCAGGCCTTCTCCCGTGACAGCTTGGTGGCACGTGATGCCAACGGCCGCGAAGTGGAGATCAACCTGAGCAAGGTGGTGCACGCTATCCAGCCGAACGGCATGTCCGGGCTGACCAAGATGGGCACTTACTTCGCCAAGGTCTGGGAGTTCCTCAGCGACGACCCGCGTGAAGCCAACACCGAGGGCGGCATCTTCCCGGCCATCTTCGGTACCGTGATGATGACCCTGATCATGGCCGTGATCGTGACCCCGTTCGGCGTGCTGGCTGCAGTCTACCTGCGCGAATACGCCAAGCAGGGCCCGGTGACGCGCCTGATCCGCATCGCGGTGAACAACCTGGCGGGTGTACCGGCGATCGTCTACGGCGTGTTCGGCCTGGGCTTCTTCGTCTATGTACTGGGTGGCTCGATCGACCGGCTGTTCTTCCCCGAGTCGCTGCCGGCACCCACCCTGGGTACCCCGGGCCTGCTGTGGGCCTCGCTGACCCTGGCGCTGCTGGCGGTACCGGTGGTGATCGTGGCCACCGAAGAAGGCCTGGCGCGGATTCCACGCACCGTGCGCGAGGGCTCGCTGGCCCTGGGCGCGACCAAGGCCGAGACCCTGTGGAAAATCGTCCTGCCGATGGCCAGCCCGGCCATGATGACCGGCATGATCCTCGCCGTGGCCCGCGCCGCCGGTGAAGTGGCGCCGCTGATGCTGGTGGGTGTGGTGAAGCTGGCGCCGTCGTTGCCACTGGATGGCAACTACCCGTACCTGCACCTGGACCAGAAGATCATGCACCTGGGCTTCCACATCTATGACGTCGGCTTCCAGAGCCCTAACGTCGAGGCCGCACGGCCGCTGGTGTACGCCACCGCGCTGCTGCTGGTGCTGGTGATCGCCACCCTCAACCTCTCGGCGGTGTGGATCCGTAACCACCTGCGCGAGAAGTACAAGGCGCTGGACCACTGA
- the pstB gene encoding phosphate ABC transporter ATP-binding protein PstB — protein sequence MQHESHTHGIDMSALGRDKQSLRLAEETVAIEVPGLSLFYGDKQALFDVSMNIPKQRVTAFIGPSGCGKSTLLRTFNRMNDLVDGCRVEGAINLYGTNIYRKGEDVAELRRRVGMVFQKPNPFPKTIYENVVYGLRIQGINKKRTLDEAVEWALKGAALWDEVKDRLHDSALGLSGGQQQRLVIARTIAVEPEVLLLDEPCSALDPISTLKVEELIYELKSKYTIVIVTHNMQQAARVSDYTAFMYMGKLVEFGDTDTLFTNPAKKQTEDYITGRYG from the coding sequence ATGCAGCACGAATCCCATACCCACGGCATCGACATGTCTGCCCTGGGCCGCGACAAGCAGAGCCTGCGCCTGGCCGAAGAGACCGTGGCCATCGAAGTACCGGGCCTGAGCCTGTTCTACGGCGACAAGCAAGCCTTGTTCGACGTCAGCATGAATATCCCCAAGCAGCGCGTGACCGCCTTCATCGGCCCGTCCGGCTGCGGCAAGTCGACCCTCCTGCGTACCTTCAACCGCATGAACGACCTGGTTGACGGTTGCCGCGTGGAGGGCGCCATCAACCTGTATGGCACCAATATCTACCGCAAGGGCGAAGACGTGGCCGAGCTGCGCCGCCGTGTGGGCATGGTGTTCCAGAAGCCGAACCCGTTCCCCAAGACCATCTATGAGAACGTCGTCTACGGCCTGCGCATCCAGGGCATCAACAAGAAGCGCACCCTCGACGAAGCCGTCGAATGGGCACTGAAGGGCGCCGCCCTGTGGGATGAGGTCAAAGACCGCCTGCACGATTCGGCCCTGGGCCTGTCGGGTGGCCAGCAGCAACGTCTGGTCATTGCCCGCACCATCGCCGTGGAGCCAGAAGTATTGCTGCTCGACGAACCGTGCTCGGCACTGGACCCGATCTCGACGCTGAAGGTCGAAGAGCTGATCTACGAATTGAAATCCAAGTACACCATCGTCATCGTGACCCACAACATGCAACAGGCGGCGCGCGTCTCGGACTACACCGCCTTCATGTACATGGGCAAACTGGTCGAATTCGGGGACACCGATACCCTGTTCACCAACCCGGCGAAGAAGCAGACCGAAGACTACATCACCGGTCGCTATGGCTAG
- the phoU gene encoding phosphate signaling complex protein PhoU, whose protein sequence is MINKESLTHHISQQFNAELEEVRSHLLAMGGLVEKQVNDAVTALIEADSGLAQQVREVDEQINQMERNIDEECVRILARRQPAASDLRLIISISKSVIDLERIGDESTKIARRAIQLCEEGESPRGYVEVRHIGDQVRNMVRDALDAFARFDADLALSVAQYDKTIDREYKTALRELVTYMMEDPRSISRVLSVIWALRSLERIGDHARNISELVIYLVRGTDVRHMGLKRMKAEVQGTSGDEAESANVPGQADDK, encoded by the coding sequence ATGATCAACAAAGAAAGCCTTACGCATCACATCTCCCAGCAGTTCAACGCCGAGCTTGAAGAGGTGCGCAGCCACCTCCTGGCCATGGGCGGCCTGGTCGAGAAACAGGTCAACGACGCGGTAACCGCGCTGATCGAGGCCGATTCGGGCCTGGCCCAGCAGGTGCGCGAGGTCGATGAGCAGATCAACCAGATGGAGCGCAACATCGACGAGGAGTGCGTCCGCATCCTCGCCCGCCGCCAGCCAGCGGCGTCCGACCTGCGCCTGATCATCAGCATCTCCAAGTCGGTGATCGACTTGGAACGCATCGGTGACGAGTCGACCAAGATCGCCCGTCGCGCCATCCAGCTGTGCGAAGAAGGCGAGTCGCCACGCGGCTACGTCGAGGTGCGCCACATCGGCGACCAGGTGCGCAACATGGTGCGCGACGCGCTGGACGCCTTTGCCCGCTTCGATGCCGACCTGGCGTTGTCGGTGGCGCAGTACGACAAGACCATCGACCGCGAGTACAAAACCGCGCTGCGCGAACTGGTGACCTACATGATGGAAGACCCGCGTTCGATTTCGCGGGTGCTGAGCGTCATCTGGGCCTTGCGTTCGCTGGAGCGTATTGGCGACCACGCCCGCAACATTTCCGAGCTGGTGATTTACCTGGTACGCGGCACCGACGTCCGCCACATGGGCCTCAAGCGCATGAAGGCGGAAGTGCAGGGCACCAGCGGCGATGAGGCCGAAAGCGCTAATGTTCCGGGCCAAGCGGACGATAAATAG
- a CDS encoding response regulator — MSKVNVLVVDDAPFIRDLVRKCLRNAFPGMVIDDAVNGRKAMAMLGKEPFDLVLCDWEMPEMSGLELLSWCRQQPALKSLQFIMVTSRGDKENVIQAIQAGVSDFVGKPFTNEQLLTKVKKALTKIGKLDSLMATGPARANSAFANDSLSALTGGKPEAVKVAAPAAAPAKPLINAPAPPAAAPSGRGQGQLRLSSGTQPCVIKALSLKEALLVVRRSEALPQVLEGAVLDLEQGENAEVARLNGYLHAVAALEPKPDSDWLQLTFKFVDQDAQKLDYLSRLIARGTAQKHFTPGA; from the coding sequence ATGAGTAAAGTCAATGTGCTGGTCGTGGATGACGCCCCGTTCATCCGCGATCTGGTCAGGAAGTGCCTGCGCAATGCCTTTCCGGGCATGGTCATCGACGATGCGGTCAACGGTCGCAAGGCCATGGCCATGTTGGGCAAGGAGCCGTTCGACCTGGTCCTGTGTGACTGGGAAATGCCTGAGATGTCGGGCCTGGAGCTGCTCAGCTGGTGCCGTCAGCAGCCCGCGTTGAAGAGCCTGCAGTTCATCATGGTGACCAGCCGTGGTGACAAGGAGAACGTGATCCAGGCCATTCAGGCCGGTGTGTCCGATTTTGTCGGCAAGCCGTTCACCAACGAGCAGTTGCTGACCAAGGTAAAGAAAGCCCTGACCAAGATCGGCAAACTCGACAGCCTGATGGCCACTGGGCCTGCGCGGGCGAATTCGGCGTTTGCCAACGATTCGCTGAGCGCGCTGACGGGCGGCAAGCCTGAAGCCGTCAAGGTCGCGGCGCCTGCTGCCGCGCCGGCCAAGCCGTTGATCAATGCACCGGCACCGCCTGCGGCTGCACCCAGTGGCCGTGGCCAAGGCCAGCTGCGCCTGTCTAGCGGCACACAGCCGTGCGTGATCAAGGCGTTGAGCCTGAAAGAGGCGCTGCTGGTGGTGCGCCGCAGCGAAGCGCTGCCGCAGGTGCTGGAGGGCGCGGTACTGGACCTGGAGCAAGGCGAAAACGCCGAAGTCGCGCGCCTGAACGGTTACCTGCATGCCGTTGCGGCGCTGGAGCCCAAGCCAGACAGTGACTGGCTGCAGCTGACCTTCAAGTTCGTCGATCAGGATGCGCAGAAGCTCGACTACCTGTCGCGGCTGATTGCCCGCGGCACGGCGCAGAAGCACTTCACGCCCGGCGCCTGA
- a CDS encoding peptidoglycan DD-metalloendopeptidase family protein, translating to MPARLLLFCALLMASASSLGVTLYPITDANGVGAYTDRPGPGAKPIELHESMVERQESQVRLNAIVFQGGVSFSARNESHVPVQVELHLDKLINAQGGNAPRIVRRVLPGRSTQMLSVLRGRPGTLLGYRSTLLQAMGDPGLRPQGYRYAFPWLGGPFRVTQGPNGRFSHFGPKGRYAMDIAMPEGTTIIAAREGVVVNVENSQTGRGSNPSGNFVRVLHADGTMGVYLHLMRGSVVVAEGQRVKQGQMLAKSGNTGNSTGPHLHFVVQRNVGLALESIPYQFDRPISGLPDFTAGNP from the coding sequence ATGCCCGCCCGCCTGCTGCTGTTCTGTGCATTGCTCATGGCCTCGGCGTCGAGCCTGGGCGTGACCCTCTACCCGATTACCGATGCCAACGGTGTGGGTGCCTATACCGACCGGCCAGGCCCCGGGGCCAAGCCGATCGAGCTGCATGAATCCATGGTCGAGCGGCAGGAAAGCCAGGTGCGGCTCAACGCGATCGTGTTCCAGGGCGGCGTGAGCTTTTCTGCGCGCAATGAATCGCATGTGCCGGTGCAGGTCGAATTGCACCTGGACAAGCTGATCAACGCCCAAGGCGGCAATGCGCCGCGGATCGTGCGCAGGGTGCTGCCAGGGCGTTCAACCCAGATGCTCAGCGTGCTGCGAGGCCGCCCTGGGACGTTGCTGGGCTATCGCTCGACGCTGCTGCAGGCAATGGGCGACCCGGGGCTGCGGCCTCAGGGTTATCGGTACGCCTTCCCCTGGCTGGGCGGGCCGTTTCGGGTGACGCAGGGGCCCAACGGGCGCTTCAGCCATTTTGGCCCCAAGGGGCGCTATGCCATGGATATCGCCATGCCTGAGGGCACGACCATCATTGCGGCCCGGGAAGGGGTGGTGGTGAATGTCGAGAACAGCCAGACCGGGCGTGGCAGCAACCCGTCGGGCAATTTTGTCAGGGTCCTGCACGCCGACGGCACCATGGGCGTGTACCTGCACCTGATGCGCGGTTCGGTTGTAGTGGCTGAGGGGCAGCGGGTGAAGCAGGGGCAGATGCTGGCCAAGTCCGGCAACACCGGCAACAGCACTGGCCCGCACCTGCATTTTGTGGTGCAGCGCAACGTAGGGTTGGCGCTGGAGTCGATACCCTATCAGTTCGACAGGCCGATCAGTGGGCTGCCCGACTTTACGGCGGGCAACCCCTGA